In Glycine max cultivar Williams 82 chromosome 15, Glycine_max_v4.0, whole genome shotgun sequence, the DNA window acttaattttaaaaaaaaaattaaacaacatcatttataaaaaaaacacaactaatgtaaaaaaaattaattagtaaacatccaactcttaatttaaaaaaaaaataagaaactttattacttaaaaaaacacaactaaattacttagtaaacatccacaagttaatttttttttaaaaaattaaacaacttcatttataaaaaaaaacacaactaatataaaaataattcattactaaacatccacaacttaatttttttaaaaaaattaaacaactaatgtaaaaaaaattatttagtaaacatccacaatttttttagaaaataaaatacttcatttataataaaaaaaactaattgatttaaaaaaaatagtatttttataaaacttccaaaacacacaactttaattataaaaatagacaacttcatttttaaagaaaaaacactaatttaaaaaaatcaacaataaacaaaaacaaacacaaccacttttataaaaaaaaaatttacaaattaatatttaataaaaatacacaatgtaaattataaaaaaaaacatgacatcaaaaatccaaacctcatttttcataaaatctataaaacaaaataatcaacagaaatataataattcatttaaaaaaaaacaaaaataatttttgttttaaaaaaaaaaagaaaaaaaaaacaactttccGGAAATCCCAAACGTTTCCGGAAgaaaccttcttccggaaagtttccggaagaagagTTCTTCCGGAAAACGTTTGgtttcttccggaagaacacttctttcggaaagtttccggaaaatgttcttccggaagtttcgGAAGAACCCATAACGGGTCTTCCGGAAGCCTCGCCGTCAGCCCCCTTTCCCCATTTTTTCCGGCACCTCCTGctctcgtcttctaccctaTGGTTCTGCTAACCTAAGGTTCTTTTAACCTAGCCTAATGTTACAACTACACAGTGCATAATAAAACCAAATGGAAGGTTAACGAAACTTACCTCGAACGGCAATGGCGTCCAGGCGAAAGAAGCAGCAGCTGGGCTCGCGGTGGCTTGCGGTGGAAGAGAATGCTCccggaagaggaaagaaaagaaacaaaagcagaagcagaaagtgAATCCGGGAGAAAAGAGGgagtgttttaaaattttttaatgaagggCAAACTTGACCTTTCaataaattgctgggtgcaccaacaataatgctgggtgcacctagcatatcCCAATGACCAATCATGTCCCTTATCCCGCTTCAGCTTTGTCCCTCTTTTTGCGAATCAAAATTTCATAACCCCCAAAAAgtaccaagaaagaaaaaaaaaaaagagaaacttaAACAAATATTCAATTCAAATCCCGTCGTCTTCATTTCGTTGCTCACCAGATCTCATATAAAACACTAAACTGTAAAACACAAGCTCTCTCTTTCGCCTgaaattttcttcttccttttcgtTTGCTCAGTCAATTGCTCTTCCTTCACCACCACGCATTATTTTTAGGGTTTCCAACATTTCCAtcattttcctctcttttttttctatattttttgttatttatttatttatttttataatttttgaatttggTGTTTGAATTGAGAAGCGGTTTTCGACGATTCTGATGTCGGCTTCCACGGTGTCCATCACGGCAGCAAACCCGGGGGCGCGTCGGAGACCGGTGATCGCCACCGAGAAGAAAACAGCCACCAACCTCGAACTCCTCGCCAACGATGTCGCCGTCTCCCCGGCCGTCGCAACTTCCGGAGACGGCGCCACCGGGCGCGACCTCAGCCACCACTCGGTCCGCGGCGAGGCGCTCCTCGACCGGACGCCCCGTGATTTGGCTCCGGCGAAGAAGGTCGCCGGCGGGAACTCGTCGTCGGTCCCGCCGCGGCGTGCGCGGAAGCTCTCCGCGAAGGCCGAGAAGCCGCGGTGGCTCACGTTGGTGAGCATTTTCGGGAAGAATATGGTGCTCTTGGTGGTGCTGGCGGGGCTGGTCCAGTTGATCTGGCGGATGTCGTTGAAATCCGGCGATGGCATGGCTGGCGGGTATGTCGGGTTTTCGGAATTCGAGGGCCGGATTTCGGATGTGGAGGGGCTGTTGAAGAAGACAGCCAAGATGATTCAGGTTCAAGTTGATGTGGTGGATAAGAAGATTGAGGATGAGGTTAGAGGGTTAAGGAGGGAACTAAATGAGAAAATTGAAGAGAAAGGGGAAATTTTGGAAAATGGGTTGAAGAAAATGGAGGCAAAGAATGAGGAATTGGAGAGGTATTTGAGTGAGTTGAAGGGGGAGGATTGGTTATCAAAAGAGGAGTTTGAGAAGTTTGTTGATGAAGTGAGGAGTGTGAAGGGGAGTGGGTATGAGGGTGGTGGGTTGGATGAGATAAGGGAGTTTGCAAGAGGGGTGATTGTGAAAGAGATTGAGAAGCATGCTGCTGATGGGCTTGGGAGAGTGGATTATGCTCTTGCCAGTAGCGGTGGCGCAGTGGTGAAGCATTCGGAGGTGTTTGATTTGGTGAGGGGCAATTGGTTCTTGAAGTCTGCTAGAAATGGTGTCCACCCCAACGCGGAGAAGATGTTGAAACCGAGCTTTGGTGAGCCTGGGCAGTGTTTCCCCTTGAAGGA includes these proteins:
- the LOC100813866 gene encoding SUN domain-containing protein 1, with translation MSASTVSITAANPGARRRPVIATEKKTATNLELLANDVAVSPAVATSGDGATGRDLSHHSVRGEALLDRTPRDLAPAKKVAGGNSSSVPPRRARKLSAKAEKPRWLTLVSIFGKNMVLLVVLAGLVQLIWRMSLKSGDGMAGGYVGFSEFEGRISDVEGLLKKTAKMIQVQVDVVDKKIEDEVRGLRRELNEKIEEKGEILENGLKKMEAKNEELERYLSELKGEDWLSKEEFEKFVDEVRSVKGSGYEGGGLDEIREFARGVIVKEIEKHAADGLGRVDYALASSGGAVVKHSEVFDLVRGNWFLKSARNGVHPNAEKMLKPSFGEPGQCFPLKDSRGFVQIRLRTAIIPEAVTLEHVAKSVAYDRSSAPKDCRVSGWLQEHNADSAINTEKMHLLAEFTYDLEKSNAQTFNVLNSAASGVINTVRLDFTSNHGSPSHTCIYRFRVHGHEPDSVSMLAQEL